A window from Streptomyces sp. NBC_00299 encodes these proteins:
- a CDS encoding protease inhibitor I42 family protein, which yields MKSSHRLSAALALPLTAVMLSGCGLFGPETFEADEQSIEVDAGDTFELTLPANPSMGQDWSIVRPGPDHATVRQEGGREEDFEGDSGVDGGGDGTQTFTFQAVAAGTTKIKMSYCVLGDCPDGDDRTATGSPGNDPAYFIYTVTVR from the coding sequence GTGAAGTCCAGCCACCGCCTGTCCGCCGCCCTGGCCTTGCCGCTGACGGCCGTGATGCTGTCCGGGTGCGGCCTCTTCGGCCCCGAGACGTTCGAGGCCGACGAGCAGTCCATCGAAGTGGACGCGGGCGACACGTTCGAGCTGACGCTCCCGGCCAACCCCTCGATGGGCCAGGACTGGAGCATCGTGCGCCCCGGTCCCGACCATGCAACGGTGCGCCAGGAGGGCGGCCGGGAGGAGGACTTCGAGGGCGACAGCGGTGTCGACGGGGGTGGTGACGGTACGCAGACCTTCACATTCCAGGCCGTTGCCGCGGGCACCACGAAGATCAAAATGAGCTACTGCGTGCTGGGCGACTGCCCCGACGGCGACGACCGCACCGCGACGGGCAGCCCAGGCAACGACCCGGCGTACTTCATCTACACGGTCACCGTGCGATGA